The Streptomyces sp. Je 1-332 genome has a window encoding:
- a CDS encoding ROK family transcriptional regulator codes for MSGAPDHLDSVPSTPSTPGEVLALLRTGAVETRADIARLTGLARSTVSQRVDALIAHGFVTEEADGGSTGGRPPRRLRLRTREHAVAGVDLGASHCRVALLDIGGEMLALREDPLSIADGPQEVLGHVERTLHTLLKEAARDPASLQAIGVGVPGPVEFSTGRPVDPPIMPGWHQYPIPEFFAERFGPRALVDNDVNVMALAEQRRAFPDTRYLLYIKVGTGIGCGIVADGRLHRGAQGSAGDIGHIRVGDTEDPCRCGNSGCLEAVAGGAAIARKLSELGLRATSGSDVVRLVKSGNRDAVRMVREAGRAVGEVLAGLVNFFNPDTVVVGGAMAAVHDQLLAGVREAVYRRSHPLATHVLRIEPSRTGENAAAIGAGILAVEHALSPRQVDRALSGAAR; via the coding sequence ATGTCTGGAGCGCCGGATCACCTCGATTCCGTACCGTCCACACCGTCCACACCCGGCGAAGTCCTCGCCCTGCTCCGTACGGGGGCGGTGGAGACCCGCGCCGACATCGCCCGCCTGACGGGGCTCGCACGGTCGACGGTTTCGCAGCGGGTGGACGCGCTGATCGCGCACGGCTTCGTCACGGAAGAGGCGGACGGCGGGTCGACGGGCGGCAGGCCACCGCGCCGGCTGCGCCTGCGCACGCGCGAACACGCGGTGGCGGGAGTCGACTTGGGTGCATCGCACTGCCGGGTCGCCCTGCTGGACATCGGCGGCGAGATGCTCGCGCTGCGCGAGGACCCGCTGTCCATCGCGGACGGCCCGCAGGAGGTGCTCGGGCATGTCGAACGGACACTGCACACCCTGCTCAAGGAGGCAGCGCGCGATCCCGCGTCGCTGCAGGCCATCGGGGTCGGGGTGCCGGGCCCCGTGGAGTTCTCGACAGGCCGCCCGGTGGATCCGCCGATCATGCCGGGCTGGCACCAGTACCCCATTCCGGAGTTCTTCGCCGAGCGGTTCGGACCGCGGGCCCTCGTCGACAACGACGTGAACGTGATGGCGCTCGCCGAGCAGCGCCGCGCGTTCCCCGACACGCGCTATCTGCTCTACATCAAGGTGGGCACCGGCATCGGCTGCGGCATCGTCGCCGACGGCCGGCTGCACCGGGGTGCGCAGGGCAGCGCGGGCGACATCGGGCACATCCGGGTCGGTGACACCGAGGATCCCTGCCGGTGCGGCAACTCGGGCTGTCTGGAGGCGGTGGCGGGTGGCGCGGCCATCGCCCGCAAGCTGTCCGAGCTCGGACTGCGGGCGACTTCGGGCAGCGATGTCGTACGCCTGGTGAAGTCCGGCAACCGCGACGCCGTACGCATGGTGCGCGAGGCGGGCCGCGCGGTGGGCGAAGTGCTCGCGGGCCTGGTGAACTTCTTCAACCCGGACACGGTGGTGGTCGGCGGCGCGATGGCCGCCGTCCATGACCAACTCCTCGCGGGCGTCCGGGAGGCGGTGTACCGCCGCTCGCACCCCTTGGCCACGCATGTGCTCCGCATCGAGCCGAGCCGCACCGGCGAGAACGCCGCGGCGATCGGCGCGGGCATCCTCGCCGTCGAACACGCGCTGTCCCCACGCCAGGTGGACCGGGCCTTGTCGGGCGCCGCCCGCTGA
- a CDS encoding sugar ABC transporter ATP-binding protein, whose amino-acid sequence MLAMRGVSKSFLGVRVLHGVSLDLAAGEVHALVGENGAGKSTLMKVLAGEHVPDEGSITLDGTEHSFSHPAQAQAAGIGIIHQEFALLAHRTVAENVFLGREPTRYGLVDRRTMEARTAELLAEVGVSGITPRTYLRDLSVARQQTVEIVKALASDVRVLVMDEPTAPLADHEAGLLHDLVRRLAGRGLGILYISHRLREVFELSQRITVLKDGRHVTTVRTRDTDTDQVVRAMVGRELSAYYPPRAAPDDIGEVRLTVAGGGNERLSGIDLTLRAGEVTGIAGLEGSGRTSLARALFGAAPFTAGTMTVGGENLRPTTPRQAIRAGIALVTEDRKAEGLALRQSVRDNALLVTRAVPARGEPPAARELTGLLERVRLQARGEDQEARFLSGGNQQKVVIAKWLAARPRVLLFDEPTRGVDVGAKAAIHTLVRELAREGIAVLIVSSELPELIGMSDRILVMSEGHIAGELPQGAAEEDVMHLATTGPAGGVNGPPGGMTAPPGGVTGPPGHVTGPPGGATAPPGVPTAPPKDPSAQTGRDSLA is encoded by the coding sequence ATGTTGGCGATGCGCGGGGTGTCCAAGAGCTTTCTCGGAGTGCGTGTGCTGCACGGCGTGTCTCTCGACCTCGCCGCCGGCGAGGTGCACGCGCTGGTCGGCGAGAACGGCGCCGGCAAGTCCACCCTGATGAAGGTCCTCGCGGGCGAACACGTCCCGGACGAGGGCAGCATCACGCTCGACGGAACGGAACATTCCTTCAGCCACCCCGCGCAGGCCCAGGCCGCCGGGATCGGCATCATCCACCAGGAGTTCGCGCTCCTCGCGCACCGCACGGTCGCCGAGAACGTCTTCCTTGGCCGCGAGCCGACCCGCTACGGCCTCGTCGACCGCCGCACGATGGAAGCCCGCACGGCCGAACTCCTCGCCGAGGTCGGCGTATCGGGCATCACCCCGCGCACGTACCTCCGCGATCTGTCCGTCGCGCGCCAGCAGACCGTCGAGATCGTCAAGGCGCTCGCATCCGACGTCCGCGTCCTGGTCATGGACGAGCCGACCGCGCCACTGGCCGATCACGAGGCGGGCCTCCTGCACGACCTCGTGCGCCGCCTCGCGGGCCGGGGCCTCGGCATCCTGTACATCTCGCACCGTTTGCGAGAGGTCTTCGAACTGTCCCAGCGGATCACCGTGTTGAAGGACGGCCGCCACGTCACGACGGTGCGGACCCGGGACACGGACACCGACCAGGTCGTACGCGCCATGGTGGGCCGGGAGCTGAGCGCCTACTACCCGCCGCGCGCCGCCCCCGACGACATCGGCGAGGTCCGCCTCACCGTCGCCGGCGGCGGCAACGAACGGCTGAGCGGCATCGACCTGACGCTGCGCGCCGGCGAGGTCACCGGTATCGCGGGCCTGGAGGGATCGGGCCGCACGTCCCTCGCGCGGGCCCTGTTCGGAGCCGCCCCGTTCACTGCCGGGACCATGACGGTAGGCGGCGAGAACCTGCGGCCCACCACCCCGCGGCAGGCCATCCGCGCCGGAATCGCCCTGGTGACCGAGGACCGCAAGGCCGAGGGGCTCGCCCTGCGCCAGTCCGTACGCGATAACGCCCTGCTCGTGACGCGCGCGGTACCGGCCCGCGGGGAGCCGCCCGCCGCCCGCGAACTCACCGGGCTCCTGGAGCGCGTGCGGCTCCAGGCGCGGGGCGAGGACCAGGAGGCCCGCTTCCTCTCCGGCGGCAACCAGCAGAAGGTCGTCATCGCCAAGTGGCTCGCCGCCCGCCCCCGCGTCCTGCTCTTCGACGAACCCACCCGAGGCGTCGACGTGGGCGCGAAGGCCGCCATCCACACCCTCGTCCGCGAACTGGCCCGCGAGGGAATCGCGGTCCTGATCGTCTCCTCGGAACTGCCCGAACTCATCGGCATGAGCGACCGCATCCTCGTCATGTCCGAGGGCCACATCGCCGGTGAACTGCCGCAGGGGGCAGCCGAGGAGGACGTAATGCACCTTGCCACGACGGGGCCGGCGGGGGGCGTGAATGGGCCGCCCGGGGGCATGACCGCGCCGCCGGGAGGCGTGACCGGGCCGCCCGGTCACGTGACCGGTCCGCCGGGAGGCGCGACCGCCCCGCCCGGGGTCCCGACCGCCCCGCCCAAGGACCCAAGCGCCCAGACCGGAAGGGATTCCCTCGCGTGA
- a CDS encoding leucine-rich repeat domain-containing protein: MVGTENVLNYWHGGLSVVPDEVWQHPSLEALLLPDNALTRLPARIGTLTSLHTLDLGHNHLAELPPELGDLTGLSRFLYVHDNRLTSLPDSLGNLKRLAYLNVGENQLAALPDTLGSLAALVELRAQHNRLTSVPSSLGALTSLRELWLRGNRLASLPASVGHLGELRELELRENEFAMVPEALRGLPLLRRLDLRANRLRELPSWLGELPALEKLDLRWNDVAVPRDLLRRLEGRGCVVLR, encoded by the coding sequence ATGGTCGGCACCGAGAACGTACTCAACTACTGGCACGGCGGCCTGAGCGTCGTGCCCGACGAGGTGTGGCAGCACCCGTCCCTGGAGGCCCTGCTCCTCCCCGACAACGCGCTCACGCGGCTCCCGGCCCGGATCGGCACCTTGACCTCGCTGCACACACTGGACCTGGGCCACAACCACCTCGCCGAGCTGCCGCCGGAGCTCGGCGACCTGACGGGCCTGAGCCGCTTCCTGTACGTCCACGACAACCGCCTCACGTCGCTGCCGGACTCCCTGGGCAACCTGAAGCGGCTGGCCTACCTCAACGTGGGCGAGAACCAGCTGGCCGCGCTGCCGGACACACTGGGCTCACTCGCCGCCTTGGTGGAGCTGCGCGCCCAGCACAACCGTCTGACCTCGGTGCCTTCGTCTCTCGGTGCCCTGACGTCCCTGCGTGAACTGTGGCTGCGCGGCAACCGCCTCGCGTCGCTGCCCGCCTCGGTGGGCCACCTGGGCGAACTGCGCGAACTGGAGCTGCGCGAGAACGAGTTCGCGATGGTGCCCGAGGCCCTGCGGGGGCTGCCCCTGCTGCGGAGGCTCGATCTGCGGGCGAACCGCCTGCGGGAGCTCCCGTCGTGGCTCGGCGAGCTGCCCGCCCTGGAGAAGCTCGACCTGCGCTGGAACGACGTCGCCGTGCCGCGGGACCTGCTGCGGCGACTGGAGGGGCGGGGGTGCGTGGTGCTGCGGTGA
- a CDS encoding universal stress protein: MSDDAPVDPAQATPAPDRDAPVVVAVDGSAGSDHALEWALTAARLRNARLRIVHVRQYAMPLADGPYMPTIDHRPDADPVVERVRGALERRADLPPLTVEIVEGAPGRDIAPLGDEAQLLVLGSRGRGGFASLLLGSNGLACAREAACPVVVVRPDEELTAGAEPCVVLGLDPLSPHDDTIGFAFVEAALRGAVLRVVCAYPGPVLVYTATGDFVTSAEADAATAAQYTELAGEQLAPFQERNPQVSVEKEILPGDAAGLLVDASREAELVVVGRHQSRMPLGRLMGSVTNAVLLHAKGAVAVVPPEHR, encoded by the coding sequence ATGAGTGACGACGCGCCCGTTGACCCCGCCCAGGCCACGCCCGCCCCGGACCGTGACGCACCTGTCGTGGTGGCCGTCGACGGCTCGGCCGGCAGCGATCACGCCCTGGAGTGGGCCCTGACCGCCGCGCGGCTGCGGAACGCGCGGCTGCGGATCGTGCACGTGCGGCAGTACGCGATGCCGCTTGCCGACGGCCCGTACATGCCCACCATCGACCACCGCCCGGACGCCGACCCGGTCGTCGAGCGGGTGCGCGGCGCCCTGGAGCGGCGCGCGGATCTGCCTCCGCTGACGGTTGAGATCGTGGAGGGCGCCCCGGGGCGGGACATCGCACCGCTGGGCGACGAGGCGCAGCTGCTGGTACTCGGGTCACGCGGTCGCGGCGGCTTCGCCAGTCTGCTCCTCGGCTCGAACGGCCTCGCGTGCGCACGGGAGGCCGCGTGCCCCGTCGTCGTGGTGCGGCCGGACGAGGAGCTCACGGCGGGGGCCGAGCCGTGCGTGGTGCTCGGGCTCGACCCGCTCTCCCCGCACGACGACACGATCGGCTTCGCCTTCGTGGAAGCGGCCCTGCGGGGCGCGGTGCTCCGGGTCGTCTGCGCTTACCCCGGGCCCGTCCTCGTCTACACGGCCACCGGCGACTTCGTGACCTCGGCGGAGGCGGACGCGGCGACCGCCGCGCAGTACACGGAGCTCGCGGGCGAGCAGCTCGCGCCCTTCCAGGAGCGCAATCCGCAGGTGAGCGTCGAGAAGGAGATCCTGCCGGGGGACGCGGCGGGTCTCCTCGTGGACGCGTCACGGGAGGCGGAACTCGTGGTGGTGGGACGCCACCAGAGCCGGATGCCGCTGGGCAGGCTGATGGGGTCGGTGACCAACGCGGTACTGCTGCATGCGAAGGGCGCGGTGGCCGTGGTGCCTCCGGAGCACCGGTAG
- a CDS encoding glycoside hydrolase family 95 protein, producing the protein MKSAVGGAAVLASSGGVFADAATAADRRSSERDTTDESLLWYGKPAADWEREALPIGNGALGAMVFGTLASERLQFNEKTLWTGGPGSREGYDHGNWREARPGALDAVREELDEKGGLAPEAVAADLGQPRRGYGAHQTFGDLRLDMPDAPDAPDATYRRALDLRTGLATVTYTHQQVRHEREFFASYPDSVLVGRLTADRPESVTCTLRYTSPRTDFTAKADGDRIAVRGELADNGLKFEAQLRVVHQGGTRTANADGSITVSGADHVWFALAAGTAYADTYPDYRGDDPHARVTRTVDDAVAHGHGELRARHLRDHGDLFGRVALDIGQSAPTDVPTDQLLKGYGAGASAADRALEALFFQYGRYLLIASSRAGSLPANLQGVWNNSTTPPWSADYHTNINLQMNYWLAEAANLAETTAPYDRFVEALRAPGRRTAKEMFGSRGWVVHNETNPYGFTGVHDWATSFWFPEAAAWLTAQLYEHYRFGGSTQYLRSTAYPAMREAAEFWLDNLRTDPRDGTLVVTPSYSPEHGDFTAGDSMAQQIVHDLLTNTLEAARVLGDSAAFRTELENTLGKLDPGLRVGSWGQLQEWKADLDSRTDDHRHVSHLYALHPGRQIEPGSKWADAAEISLTARGDGGTGWSKAWKVNFWARLRDGDHAHKMLGEQLKSSTLPNLWDTHPPFQIDGNFGATSGVVEMLLQSQFDVIEVLPALPASWPEGSVRGLRARGGAGLDIEWSGGRATRMVLTATRTRELTVRSDLLKGGEKTFKARAGQRYVFD; encoded by the coding sequence ATGAAGTCCGCCGTCGGCGGAGCGGCCGTACTGGCATCGAGTGGAGGCGTCTTCGCCGACGCCGCGACCGCGGCCGATCGGCGGTCCAGTGAGCGTGATACCACCGATGAATCGCTGCTCTGGTATGGGAAGCCCGCCGCCGACTGGGAGCGCGAGGCCCTCCCCATCGGCAACGGCGCACTCGGCGCCATGGTCTTCGGCACCCTCGCTTCCGAGCGCCTCCAGTTCAACGAGAAGACCCTGTGGACCGGCGGCCCCGGCTCCCGTGAGGGCTACGACCACGGCAACTGGCGCGAGGCCAGACCCGGCGCCCTCGACGCGGTGCGCGAGGAACTGGACGAGAAGGGCGGGCTCGCCCCCGAGGCCGTCGCCGCCGACCTCGGCCAGCCCCGCCGCGGCTACGGCGCCCACCAGACCTTCGGCGACCTGCGCCTCGACATGCCGGACGCCCCGGACGCGCCCGACGCCACCTACCGCAGGGCCCTCGATCTCCGCACAGGCCTCGCGACTGTCACGTACACCCACCAACAGGTGCGCCACGAGCGGGAGTTCTTCGCCTCATATCCCGACAGTGTGCTGGTCGGGCGCCTCACCGCCGACCGCCCCGAGAGCGTCACCTGCACCCTGCGCTACACCTCGCCCCGCACCGACTTCACCGCGAAGGCCGACGGCGACCGGATCGCCGTACGCGGTGAACTCGCCGACAACGGGCTGAAGTTCGAGGCTCAGTTGCGTGTCGTGCACCAAGGCGGCACGCGCACCGCGAACGCCGACGGCAGCATCACCGTCAGCGGCGCCGACCACGTCTGGTTCGCGCTCGCCGCGGGGACCGCCTACGCCGACACCTACCCCGACTACCGCGGCGACGACCCGCACGCGCGCGTCACCCGCACCGTCGACGATGCCGTCGCGCACGGCCACGGCGAGCTCCGCGCCCGTCATCTGCGCGACCACGGCGACCTGTTCGGCCGGGTCGCCCTCGACATCGGCCAGAGTGCCCCCACGGACGTCCCGACCGACCAGCTGCTCAAGGGATACGGAGCAGGCGCGAGCGCGGCCGACCGCGCCCTCGAAGCCCTCTTCTTCCAGTACGGGCGCTACCTCCTCATCGCCTCCTCCCGCGCTGGCTCGCTGCCCGCGAACCTCCAGGGCGTGTGGAACAACAGCACCACCCCGCCCTGGTCGGCCGACTACCACACCAACATCAACCTCCAGATGAACTACTGGCTCGCCGAGGCCGCCAACCTCGCCGAGACCACCGCCCCCTACGACCGCTTCGTCGAGGCACTGCGCGCGCCGGGCCGGCGTACGGCGAAGGAGATGTTCGGCTCGCGGGGCTGGGTGGTGCACAACGAGACCAACCCCTACGGCTTCACCGGCGTCCACGACTGGGCGACCTCCTTCTGGTTCCCCGAAGCGGCCGCCTGGCTCACCGCGCAGCTCTACGAGCACTACCGCTTCGGCGGCTCCACGCAGTACCTCCGCTCCACCGCCTATCCGGCGATGAGGGAAGCCGCCGAGTTCTGGCTCGACAACCTCCGCACCGACCCCCGCGACGGCACCCTCGTCGTCACCCCCAGCTACTCGCCCGAGCACGGCGACTTCACCGCGGGCGACTCCATGGCCCAGCAGATCGTGCACGACCTGCTCACCAACACCCTGGAGGCCGCCCGCGTCCTCGGTGACTCGGCCGCCTTCCGCACCGAGCTGGAGAACACCCTCGGCAAGCTCGATCCCGGACTGCGCGTCGGATCCTGGGGTCAGCTCCAGGAGTGGAAGGCCGACCTCGACTCCAGGACCGACGACCACCGGCACGTCTCCCACCTCTACGCCCTGCACCCCGGACGCCAGATCGAGCCGGGCAGCAAGTGGGCCGACGCCGCGGAGATCTCCCTCACCGCGCGCGGCGACGGCGGCACCGGCTGGTCCAAGGCGTGGAAGGTCAACTTCTGGGCACGCCTTCGCGACGGCGACCACGCGCACAAGATGCTCGGCGAGCAGCTCAAGTCCTCCACGCTGCCCAACCTCTGGGACACCCACCCGCCGTTCCAGATCGACGGCAACTTCGGGGCGACGTCCGGCGTCGTGGAGATGCTCCTGCAGAGCCAGTTCGATGTGATCGAGGTGCTGCCGGCGCTGCCCGCGAGCTGGCCCGAGGGCTCGGTGCGCGGCCTGCGGGCACGCGGTGGGGCCGGCCTGGACATCGAGTGGTCGGGGGGACGGGCCACGCGCATGGTGCTCACCGCGACGCGCACCCGTGAACTCACCGTGCGCAGCGACCTGTTGAAGGGCGGCGAGAAGACCTTCAAGGCGCGGGCCGGACAGCGGTACGTCTTCGACTGA
- a CDS encoding TetR family transcriptional regulator: MGSGESAEHAETGGLRARARRAMRAELATLALELFAERGFDETTVEDIAHAAGLSKRSFFRYFPSKEDVVFGAVESMADEVADEVRRRPDDEEPWDCLHHVLRAWQERIHASGRQLAELALIDATPSLRARLHQKRDAMRAQVAEALTERRDAKLDMFGADLLTAAATAALDAADREWLRSGGTADRGALVDRAFATLRP, from the coding sequence ATGGGAAGCGGAGAGAGCGCGGAGCATGCGGAGACCGGCGGGCTGCGCGCCCGCGCCCGGCGGGCGATGCGAGCCGAACTCGCCACACTGGCACTGGAGTTGTTCGCCGAGCGGGGCTTCGACGAGACGACCGTGGAGGACATCGCGCACGCGGCGGGCCTGTCGAAGCGCAGCTTCTTCCGGTACTTCCCGTCCAAGGAGGACGTCGTCTTCGGCGCCGTGGAGTCGATGGCGGACGAGGTCGCCGACGAGGTACGCCGGCGGCCCGACGACGAGGAACCCTGGGACTGCCTCCATCACGTGCTTCGCGCCTGGCAGGAGCGGATCCACGCATCCGGACGGCAGTTGGCCGAGCTCGCCCTCATCGACGCGACGCCGTCGCTGCGCGCACGGCTGCACCAGAAGCGGGACGCCATGCGGGCCCAGGTGGCCGAAGCCCTCACGGAACGGCGGGATGCGAAGCTGGACATGTTCGGCGCCGACCTCCTGACCGCGGCGGCCACCGCGGCGCTCGACGCGGCGGACCGGGAGTGGCTGCGCTCGGGCGGCACGGCGGACCGCGGCGCCCTTGTCGACCGGGCGTTCGCGACGCTGCGGCCCTGA
- a CDS encoding N-acetylmuramoyl-L-alanine amidase, with the protein MRGSATARTPAARRRAVRTAGALVSAGLLLPLLGAAPSASSPGAPGAPDAGDALQGAFAAAAAEYRVPQSVLLGVSYLQSRWDAHGGAPSVTGGYGPMHLTDARTAVAGAPHHSEGAEDPRGDASRGVLKPKEFTAKVPENSELPARLRTLPRAAELSGQSAENLRTDPAANVRGGAALLAAAQKKLGKPLSDDPADWYGAIARFSGADDQATAATYANDVFAVIHDGQQRTTDSGQRVALPAVGGLKPDAAQVRGMGLRKAPKGETECPSTVSCEWIPAPYEEFKDPNGNDDYGNHDLADRPKSQSIDTIVIHDTEGRWEGVLNMVQDPTYVSWQYTLRSTDGHIAQHVKAKDVAWHAGNWYVNSKSIGLEHEGFLTAPDTWYTEAMYRSSARLVKYLAKKYDIPLDRQHIIGHDNVPGTLPSTIAGMHTDPGPYWDWQHYFTLLGKPFKRTAGPHGGLVTVAPDYAKNRPEYTGCVKPGEKCEPHGSAAVRVHTEPRDDAPLIKDLGLRPGGGESTTGVNDTGARLSTGQQYAVAERKGDWTAVWYLGQKAWFKNPKKQPTAVDAKGLVVTPKDGATEVPVYGRAYPEKEAYPAGVPVQAVTPLPYKLLAGQKYAVGDKVPGEYFYAPTFDTAPHKVVRGKDMYYEVQFGHRVAYVRAADVRVAPSGS; encoded by the coding sequence TTGCGAGGATCCGCCACCGCCCGCACCCCTGCCGCGCGCAGACGCGCCGTCAGGACCGCGGGCGCTCTTGTCTCCGCCGGTCTGCTGCTTCCGCTGCTCGGTGCCGCCCCGTCCGCCTCTTCACCCGGTGCTCCCGGTGCTCCCGATGCGGGCGATGCGCTGCAGGGCGCCTTCGCGGCCGCGGCCGCCGAGTATCGCGTACCGCAGAGCGTGCTCCTGGGAGTGTCCTATCTGCAGTCCCGCTGGGACGCGCACGGCGGCGCGCCGAGCGTGACCGGCGGCTATGGCCCGATGCACCTCACCGACGCGCGCACCGCCGTCGCCGGCGCCCCGCACCACAGCGAAGGCGCCGAGGATCCGCGCGGCGACGCGTCGCGCGGCGTCCTCAAGCCCAAGGAGTTCACGGCCAAGGTCCCGGAGAACTCCGAACTGCCCGCGCGGCTCAGGACCTTGCCCCGCGCCGCCGAACTCAGTGGGCAGTCCGCAGAGAACCTGCGCACCGATCCGGCCGCCAACGTACGCGGCGGCGCGGCCCTGCTCGCCGCCGCGCAGAAGAAGCTCGGCAAGCCCCTGAGCGACGACCCCGCCGACTGGTACGGCGCGATCGCCCGATTCTCCGGGGCGGACGACCAGGCCACCGCGGCGACGTACGCCAACGACGTCTTCGCCGTCATCCACGACGGCCAGCAGCGCACCACGGACTCCGGGCAGCGCGTGGCGCTCCCGGCGGTCGGCGGCCTGAAGCCGGATGCCGCGCAGGTGCGGGGCATGGGACTGCGGAAGGCCCCCAAGGGTGAGACCGAGTGTCCGTCCACCGTCTCGTGCGAGTGGATCCCGGCTCCGTACGAGGAGTTCAAGGACCCGAACGGCAACGACGACTACGGCAACCACGATCTGGCCGACCGGCCCAAGAGCCAGAGCATCGACACCATCGTCATCCATGACACCGAGGGGCGCTGGGAAGGCGTCCTGAACATGGTGCAGGACCCCACGTACGTGTCCTGGCAGTACACCCTGCGCTCCACCGACGGTCACATCGCCCAGCATGTGAAGGCCAAGGACGTCGCCTGGCACGCGGGCAACTGGTACGTGAACTCCAAGTCCATCGGCCTGGAGCACGAGGGCTTCCTGACGGCGCCCGACACCTGGTACACGGAGGCGATGTACCGCTCGTCGGCGCGCCTGGTGAAGTATCTCGCCAAGAAGTACGACATTCCGCTGGACCGCCAGCACATCATCGGCCACGACAACGTCCCCGGCACGCTGCCCTCGACCATCGCCGGCATGCACACCGATCCCGGCCCCTACTGGGACTGGCAGCACTACTTCACGCTGCTGGGCAAGCCGTTCAAGCGGACGGCGGGCCCGCACGGCGGTCTGGTGACAGTGGCTCCGGACTACGCCAAGAACCGGCCGGAGTACACGGGTTGCGTCAAGCCCGGCGAGAAGTGCGAGCCGCACGGTTCCGCCGCCGTGCGCGTCCACACCGAGCCGCGTGACGACGCGCCGCTCATCAAGGACCTCGGTCTGCGGCCCGGCGGCGGCGAATCGACGACCGGCGTGAACGACACCGGCGCCCGTCTGTCCACCGGCCAGCAGTACGCGGTCGCCGAACGCAAGGGCGACTGGACCGCCGTCTGGTACCTGGGCCAGAAGGCCTGGTTCAAGAACCCGAAGAAGCAGCCGACGGCCGTCGACGCGAAGGGCCTCGTGGTGACGCCGAAGGACGGCGCCACCGAGGTGCCGGTGTACGGGCGCGCCTACCCGGAGAAGGAGGCGTACCCGGCGGGCGTCCCGGTGCAGGCCGTCACGCCACTGCCGTACAAGCTCCTCGCGGGTCAGAAGTACGCGGTCGGCGACAAGGTGCCCGGCGAGTACTTCTACGCGCCGACGTTCGACACCGCACCGCACAAGGTGGTGCGCGGTAAGGACATGTACTACGAGGTTCAGTTCGGGCACCGCGTGGCGTATGTCAGGGCGGCCGATGTGCGAGTGGCGCCCTCGGGGTCGTAG
- a CDS encoding DUF397 domain-containing protein, producing MAEGTIQQHPLAGQQRPLAGWDKPELDLSTADWQSSSEGRGDVEIAFVEGFIAMRNAGRPESPSLIFTPAEWGAFVHGARAGEFDLT from the coding sequence GTGGCCGAAGGCACCATTCAGCAGCATCCGCTCGCAGGTCAGCAGCGCCCGCTCGCGGGCTGGGACAAGCCGGAGCTCGACCTCAGCACAGCGGACTGGCAATCGAGCAGCGAGGGGCGGGGTGATGTGGAGATCGCCTTCGTCGAGGGCTTCATCGCGATGCGCAACGCCGGCCGCCCCGAGAGCCCGTCCCTCATCTTCACACCGGCGGAGTGGGGAGCGTTCGTGCACGGCGCGCGTGCGGGGGAGTTCGATCTGACGTAG
- a CDS encoding SDR family NAD(P)-dependent oxidoreductase: MTSLRGKTALVTGGTGGIGKETARGLARRGADVILVGRDPERAVQAAREIAREAGSGSVETVAADLTLREGLHRVVAEVTARRDQLDVLVNYFGMNPPARRLTADGVETAFAANVLAPFVLTRRLMPELEKAPAARVINLTGGIPRGPVDPGNLQAQKTFVGWTFGQYNHTKAALMAMSYEHARRTEGGTVTINVAYPGHAYTPGNKATPMSAFPWAYRPAAPLVRLLGPILLADLAKPARSSIHLATSPEVARVTGAYFNAKCRRVPWPDFAEDPRTREAVWTLCEELTSEDRS, from the coding sequence ATGACGTCCTTACGCGGCAAGACGGCACTGGTCACCGGCGGCACGGGAGGGATCGGCAAGGAAACCGCCCGGGGACTCGCCCGGCGCGGAGCCGACGTGATCCTGGTCGGCCGAGACCCCGAACGGGCCGTTCAGGCGGCGCGCGAGATCGCGCGCGAGGCCGGGAGTGGTTCCGTGGAGACGGTGGCGGCGGACCTCACGCTGCGCGAGGGGCTGCACCGCGTGGTCGCCGAGGTGACCGCCCGGCGCGACCAACTCGACGTCCTCGTCAACTACTTCGGCATGAACCCGCCCGCTCGTCGACTGACCGCCGACGGAGTGGAGACGGCCTTCGCCGCCAACGTCCTCGCGCCTTTCGTCCTCACCCGGCGCCTCATGCCCGAGCTGGAGAAGGCGCCCGCCGCCCGGGTCATCAACCTCACGGGCGGCATCCCGCGCGGCCCGGTCGACCCCGGCAACCTGCAGGCGCAGAAGACCTTCGTCGGCTGGACCTTCGGCCAGTACAACCACACCAAGGCCGCGCTCATGGCGATGAGTTACGAACACGCCCGACGGACCGAGGGCGGCACGGTCACGATCAACGTGGCCTATCCCGGCCACGCCTACACCCCGGGCAACAAGGCCACCCCGATGAGCGCGTTCCCCTGGGCCTACCGCCCCGCCGCGCCCCTCGTCCGGCTGCTCGGCCCGATCCTGCTCGCGGATCTCGCCAAGCCCGCAAGGTCCAGCATCCACCTGGCGACGAGTCCGGAGGTCGCGCGCGTCACCGGCGCCTACTTCAACGCCAAGTGCCGCCGGGTCCCGTGGCCCGACTTCGCCGAGGACCCCCGTACGCGCGAAGCGGTCTGGACGCTGTGCGAGGAGCTCACCTCGGAGGACAGGAGCTGA